The Acinetobacter piscicola genome contains a region encoding:
- a CDS encoding replication initiation protein has translation MELKKTYPVSWVVMQNTIQECFKSMSIDEKRLLIIASPIARTIDATEKDAITITSEEFAKECGIKTNSAYSQMEEASKSLLRRYFSYGNAKKKIYCNWVIRAIYENGAISICFPEEVLLMLKEFDKLNPYTKYKKDIVLSLKKDYSFDLYHLAKKHQAMGQFEMSLEHIKNELGLPKSYDKLCNLKDRVLKPSLDEITTNTDIDLSYENIKKGRSVVGFKFTVKEKPKPKQIAPVRDQKTIDMFCNLSDAQINKYSSILSKLSELSDLSNFPDYPTFALWIGGILRDPKSVREETAKRIFKVLHQKTDFKSQ, from the coding sequence TAGTTATGCAAAATACGATTCAAGAATGTTTTAAGAGTATGAGCATTGATGAAAAACGCTTATTAATTATTGCTAGTCCTATTGCTCGGACAATTGATGCAACTGAAAAGGATGCAATAACAATAACATCGGAAGAATTTGCAAAAGAATGCGGTATAAAAACAAATTCTGCATACTCACAAATGGAAGAAGCTAGCAAAAGTCTTTTAAGACGTTATTTTTCTTATGGTAATGCTAAGAAAAAAATATATTGTAACTGGGTCATTCGGGCTATCTATGAAAACGGAGCAATATCCATTTGCTTTCCCGAAGAAGTTCTTTTGATGTTGAAAGAGTTTGATAAATTAAATCCTTATACTAAATATAAAAAAGATATAGTACTCAGTCTAAAAAAGGATTATTCCTTTGATCTCTATCACTTAGCCAAAAAACATCAAGCCATGGGACAGTTTGAAATGTCCTTAGAACATATAAAGAATGAACTTGGCTTGCCAAAATCATACGATAAACTTTGCAACTTAAAAGACCGAGTATTAAAGCCATCATTAGATGAAATCACCACGAATACCGATATTGATTTGAGCTATGAGAACATCAAAAAAGGGCGTTCCGTAGTTGGCTTTAAATTTACAGTGAAAGAAAAACCTAAGCCAAAACAAATAGCACCAGTAAGAGATCAAAAAACAATAGATATGTTCTGCAATCTATCTGATGCTCAAATCAATAAGTACAGCTCTATCTTGTCCAAACTGTCTGAGTTATCAGACCTCAGTAATTTTCCTGATTACCCGACTTTTGCCCTTTGGATTGGTGGCATTTTACGAGATCCAAAAAGCGTAAGAGAAGAAACAGCCAAACGAATTTTTAAAGTTTTGCATCAAAAGACTGATTTCAAATCTCAGTAG
- the msr(E) gene encoding ABC-F type ribosomal protection protein Msr(E), which yields MSLIIKARNIRLDYAGRDVLDIDELEIHSYDRIGLVGDNGAGKSSLLKVLNGEIVLAEATLQRFGDFAHISQLGGIEIETVEDRAMLSRLGVSNVQNDTMSGGEETRAKIAAAFSQQVHGILADEPTSHLDLNGIDLLIGQLKAFDGALLVISHDRYFLDMVVDKIWELKDGKITEYWGGYSDYLRQKEEERQHQAVEYELMMKERERLESAVQEKRQQANRLDNKKKGEKSKNSTESAGRLGHAKMTGTKQRKLYQAAKSMEKRLAALEDIQAPEHLRSIRFRQSSALELHNKFPITADGLSLKFGSRTIFDDANFIIPLGAKVAITGSNGTGKTSLLKMISERADGLTISPKAEIGYFTQTGYKFNTHKSVLSFMQEECEYTVAEIRAVLASMGIGANDIQKNLSDLSGGEIIKLLLSKMLLGKYNILLMDEPGNYLDLKSIAALETMMKSYAGTIIFVSHDKQLVDNIADIIYEIKDHKIIKTFERDC from the coding sequence ATGAGTTTAATTATTAAAGCGAGAAACATACGCTTGGATTATGCTGGGCGTGATGTTTTGGATATTGATGAATTGGAAATTCACTCTTATGACCGTATTGGTCTTGTGGGTGATAACGGAGCAGGAAAGAGTAGTTTACTCAAAGTACTTAATGGCGAAATTGTTTTAGCCGAAGCGACATTACAGCGTTTTGGTGATTTTGCACATATCAGCCAACTGGGCGGAATCGAAATAGAAACGGTCGAAGACCGGGCAATGTTATCTCGCCTTGGTGTTTCCAATGTACAAAACGACACAATGAGTGGCGGAGAGGAAACTCGTGCAAAAATTGCTGCCGCATTTTCCCAACAAGTACATGGCATTCTAGCGGATGAACCAACCAGCCACCTTGATCTCAATGGAATAGATCTACTTATTGGTCAACTTAAAGCATTTGATGGAGCATTACTTGTTATCAGTCATGACCGATATTTTCTTGATATGGTTGTAGACAAGATATGGGAGTTAAAAGACGGTAAAATTACGGAATATTGGGGTGGTTACTCGGATTACTTGCGTCAAAAAGAAGAAGAGCGACAACACCAAGCCGTAGAATATGAGCTGATGATGAAGGAACGGGAGCGATTAGAATCTGCTGTGCAAGAAAAACGCCAGCAAGCTAATCGATTAGACAATAAGAAAAAAGGAGAAAAATCCAAAAACTCTACCGAAAGTGCTGGACGACTTGGGCATGCAAAAATGACTGGCACCAAGCAAAGAAAACTGTATCAGGCAGCTAAGAGTATGGAAAAGCGTTTGGCTGCATTAGAAGATATTCAAGCACCAGAGCATTTGCGTTCTATTCGTTTTCGTCAAAGTTCAGCCCTAGAACTGCACAATAAGTTCCCGATTACGGCAGATGGTCTGAGCTTAAAATTTGGTAGCCGTACTATCTTTGATGACGCTAACTTTATAATACCGCTTGGCGCTAAAGTCGCTATAACTGGATCGAATGGAACAGGGAAAACGTCCTTGTTAAAAATGATATCAGAACGTGCTGATGGATTAACCATATCTCCAAAAGCTGAAATTGGCTACTTTACACAAACAGGATATAAATTTAACACGCATAAATCTGTGCTCTCCTTTATGCAGGAAGAGTGCGAGTACACAGTTGCGGAAATTCGTGCAGTATTGGCTTCAATGGGGATCGGAGCGAATGATATTCAAAAAAACTTATCCGACTTATCGGGAGGTGAAATCATCAAACTGCTTTTATCCAAAATGCTTTTAGGAAAATATAATATTTTGCTTATGGATGAACCAGGAAACTATCTTGACCTAAAAAGTATTGCCGCATTAGAAACAATGATGAAGTCCTATGCAGGAACTATTATCTTCGTATCTCATGACAAGCAATTGGTCGATAATATTGCTGACATTATCTACGAGATCAAAGACCACAAAATCATCAAGACTTTTGAGAGAGATTGTTAA
- a CDS encoding Mph(E) family macrolide 2'-phosphotransferase, producing the protein MTIQDIQSLAEAHGLLLTDKMNFNEMGIDFKVVFALDTKGQQWLLRIPRRDGMREQIKKEKRILELVKKHLSVEVPDWRISSTELVAYPILKDNPVLNLDAETYEIIWNMDKDSPKYITSLAKTLFEIHSIPEKEVRENDLKIMKPSDLRPEIANNLQLVKSEIGISEQLETRYRKWLDNDVLWADFTQFIHGDLYAGHVLASKDGAVSGVIDWSTAHIDDPAIDFAGHVTLFGEESLKTLIIEYEKLGGKVWNKLYEQTLERAAASPLMYGLFALETQNESLIVGAKAQLGVI; encoded by the coding sequence ATGACAATTCAAGATATTCAATCACTTGCTGAAGCACACGGCTTGTTGCTTACGGACAAAATGAATTTCAATGAAATGGGCATTGATTTTAAGGTCGTTTTTGCTCTTGATACAAAGGGGCAACAATGGTTGCTGCGTATTCCTCGTCGTGATGGCATGAGGGAACAAATCAAGAAAGAAAAACGCATTTTAGAATTGGTAAAAAAACATCTTTCTGTAGAGGTTCCTGATTGGAGAATTTCATCTACAGAATTAGTGGCTTATCCCATACTTAAAGATAATCCTGTTTTAAATTTGGATGCTGAAACCTATGAAATAATTTGGAATATGGACAAAGATAGCCCGAAATACATAACATCTTTGGCAAAAACCTTATTTGAAATCCATAGTATTCCTGAAAAAGAAGTTCGGGAAAATGATTTGAAAATTATGAAACCTTCAGATTTAAGACCTGAAATAGCAAACAATTTGCAGTTAGTAAAATCTGAAATTGGTATAAGTGAGCAATTGGAAACCCGCTACAGAAAATGGTTGGATAATGATGTTCTATGGGCAGATTTCACCCAATTTATACATGGCGATTTATATGCTGGGCATGTACTAGCTTCAAAGGATGGAGCTGTTTCAGGCGTTATTGATTGGTCAACAGCCCATATAGATGACCCAGCGATTGATTTTGCTGGGCATGTAACTTTGTTTGGAGAAGAAAGCCTCAAAACTCTAATCATCGAGTATGAAAAACTAGGGGGTAAAGTTTGGAATAAACTATATGAACAGACTTTAGAAAGAGCAGCGGCCTCTCCTTTGATGTATGGTTTATTTGCCTTAGAAACTCAAAATGAAAGCCTTATCGTTGGAGCAAAAGCTCAGTTGGGAGTTATATAA
- a CDS encoding mobilization protein translates to MSVTETLDSKIKAQEEKLKQLKAQRQAALARERAKEKEQARKDDTRRKILIGSCMLKITEDDEQARAKLIAQMDKYLTDERDRKLFNL, encoded by the coding sequence ATGAGCGTTACTGAAACACTAGACAGCAAAATCAAAGCACAGGAAGAAAAGCTAAAGCAGTTAAAGGCTCAAAGACAGGCAGCACTGGCAAGAGAACGTGCTAAAGAGAAAGAACAAGCTCGAAAGGATGATACCAGACGCAAAATTTTAATTGGATCCTGTATGCTAAAGATCACTGAAGATGATGAACAAGCCAGAGCTAAATTAATTGCTCAGATGGATAAGTATTTAACAGATGAGCGTGACCGAAAGCTTTTTAATTTATAA